One window from the genome of Balearica regulorum gibbericeps isolate bBalReg1 chromosome 18, bBalReg1.pri, whole genome shotgun sequence encodes:
- the CBX2 gene encoding chromobox protein homolog 2, producing MEELSSVGEQVFAAECILSKRLRKGKLEYLVKWRGWSSKHNSWEPEENILDPRLLLAFQKKEHEKEVQNRKRGKRPRGRPRKHVEPEMPAKTKSSSSSSSTSSSSSSSDEDDESDLEAKRGPRSRETHPVPQKKAQILVAKPEMKDTSRKKRGRKPLPPEQKAARRTVNLTKVLKTSRKEVGGSTKLMGKLQPQHSAQGSGMAVLKDPPGALAGLSSGGSSAENLPNMMKSGSASPNRAISWQSSIVHYMNRMSQSQNSAETSPLGRLALKSQASSKSGLGLDLKMRNQKGAGELGLSMQGPKTAKAPGSGAGGDQKSGFTAGGQMLHNGSKTPASSSGAGGQPTSSQELNLQALNLQSVKNGPSAAVGSSLPRHLCSALSKGSGGGAAASAGAASTKGGMAGAGSNAASAGVPSGGDGGKSEKQVHRAGDRDLAKSGTAGTQEGHAATENRKPSALSEMSTGEETSSDSDRDSASFPGVGQNMSVSIQTSQDWKPTRSLIEHVFVTDVTANLITVTVKESPTSVGFFNLRQY from the exons atGGAGGAGCTGAGCAGCGTGGGAGAGCAGGTCTTCGCCGccgagtgcatcctcagcaagcgGCTCCGCAAG GGCAAGCTGGAGTACCTGGTCAAGTGGCGAGGCTGGTCCTCCAA GCACAACAGCTGGGAGCCCGAGGAGAACATCCTTGATCCAAGACTCCTCCTCGCTTTCCAAAAGAA GGAGCATGAAAAAGAAGTGCAGAATCGGAAGAGGGGGAAGCGGCCCAGGGGCAGGCCCAGGAAACATGTG GAACCAGAGATGCCTGCAAAAACTAAGTCAAGtagctcctcttcctccacatcctcctcttcctcctcctctgatgAAGACGACGAAAGTGACCTCGAAGCAAAGAGAGGTCCCCGCAGCAGAGAGACTCACCCCGTGCCGCAGAAGAAAGCTCAGATCCTGGTGGCGAAGCCCGAAATGAAAGACACTTCTAGGAAGAAGCGTGGGCGGAAACCTCTTCCCCCGGAGCAGAAAGCGGCTCGAAGGACCGTGAACCTGACAAAGGTGCTGAAAACATCCCGGAAGGAGGTGGGCGGCAGCACCAAGCTGATGGggaagctgcagccccagcacagcgcGCAGGGCTCGGGCATGGCCGTGCTGAAGGACCCGCCGGGTGCCTTGGCCGGGCTCAGCTCGGGGGGTTCGTCTGCAGAAAACCTGCCCAACATGATGAAGAGCGGCTCCGCGAGCCCAAACCGGGCCATCAGCTGGCAGAGCTCCATCGTGCACTACATGAACAGGATGTCCCAAAGCCAGAACTCGGCAGAGACCTCGCCCCTGGGCAGGCTGGCACTGAAGTCCCAGGCATCCAGTAAGAGCGGCTTAGGGCTGGACTTAAAAATGAGGAACCAGAAaggagctggggagctggggctgagcaTGCAGGGACCCAAGACTGCTAAGGCTCCTGGCAGCGGCGCTGGAGGGGACCAGAAATCGGGGTTTACTGCGGGAGGCCAAATGCTGCACAACGGCAGCAAGACGCCTGCGAGCTCGTCCGGGGCCGGCGGCCAGCCGACCTCCAGTCAGGAGCTGAACCTCCAAGCTCTAAACCTGCAGAGCGTCAAAAACGGGCCGAGCGCGGCCGTCGGGAGCAGCCTCCCTCGCCACCTTTGCAGCGCCCTGTCCAAAGGCTCCGGCGGTGGCGCGGCGGCAAGCGCGGGTGCTGCCAGCACAAAGGGCGGCATGGCGGGTGCTGGGTCAAATGCTGCCAGCGCCGGCGTGCCCTCGGGGGGGGACGGCGGCAAGAGCGAGAAGCAGGTGCACCGGGCGGGCGACAGGGACTTGGCCAAAAGCGGCACAGCCGGCACGCAGGAGGGGCACGCGGCCACGGAGAACCGCAAGCCGTCTGCCCTTTCTGAGATGAGCACAGGCGAAGAGACCAGCTCGGATTCGGACCGGGATTCGGCTTCCTTCCCGGGCGTGGGTCAGAATATGTCTGTCTCCATCCAGACCAGCCAGGACTGGAAGCCCACCCGCAGCCTGATCGAGCACGTCTTTGTCACCGACGTCACCGCTAACCTGATCACAGTGACGGTCAAGGAGTCCCCCACCAGCGTCGGGTTTTTCAACCTACGGCAATATTGA